The genomic interval GAATGCCCTTAAACGGAAATGCAAACGTTTCATTTATATGAGTGCCTTAGGCGCGAGGGCTTCGGCCTTGGCCCGATATCATCAAACCAAATATCAGGCTGAAGAGGTGGTCAGGCGAAGCGGTTTAAACTATACGATTTTCCAACCCTCAGTCATTTTTGGCCCAGACGACCGGTTTATCAATATGCTTGCCAGGATGGTGCGTCTTAATCCCATAACGCCTCTCATCGGAGGGGGGAAAAACAAACTCCAACCCATTTTCGTTTCAGATATTTCAAAAGGAATTCTCTTGTCTTTAAATGAAAAAAGGGCTTTCTACAGAACCTACCCTGTAGGGGGTTTGGAAGCCTACTCCATGAAACACATTTTTACCCTGATCAAAAAAGCGTTAGGCATTAAACGGCCGAATATTAGAATTCCCCTGCTTTTCATCAAACCGGTGGTCAAGATCATGGAGCCTTTCCCCTTTTTCCCCTTAACCTCCGACCAATTGACCATGCTAAAAGAAGATAACACCTGTGATCCAACCCTCTTCTTTGAGCATTTTAAAATGGCTCCCATGCCATTCCCAGAAGGGATAAAAAACATTCTCCGGCATTGACCCATGAGTAAACATTCAAATAAAGACATCGAACAGCGGGTTCAATTCCTAAGAAATGAAATCGCACGCCATAATTACCTTTATTATGTTCAGGACCACCCGGAAATTTCCGATTCCAAATACGACTCTCTTTTTCAAGAACTCATGGACCTGGAAAAAAAACACCCCGAGTGGATCGTTCCGGACTCACCGACACAACGGGTGGGGGCTCCCCCTCTTGAAGATTTCCCAAAAATTACCCATCGGATTCCGATGCTTTCCTTGGCCAATGCAATGGGAGAAACCGAACTACGGGATTTTGATGATCGCGTTCGCAAATTTCTCAAACGGGAATTCCCTGTTACTTATGTGGGGGAACCCAAAATGGATGGGGTGGCCGTCTCCCTCACTTATCAAGACGGCCGTTTCTCCCATGGAGCTACCCGTGGGGATGGAACGGTTGGAGAGGATATCACACAAAACCTGAAAACCGTCCGTTCCGTTCCTCTACGCCTATTGGGAAATTCGTTCCCCCAACGCCTGGAGGTCCGGGGAGAAGTTTACATGGAAATTAAAGGATTCAGGGCATTTAACCATCGGCAGGAGGAACGTGGGGAGAAAACATTTGCCAATCCAAGAAATGCCGCCGCGGGATCCCTTCGGCAACTGGATTCTACGGTCACCTCCAGC from Nitrospiria bacterium carries:
- a CDS encoding complex I NDUFA9 subunit family protein is translated as MKPEHVFELGFPFDLLNVNLFSDTLTQGAGRLKMKIFLTGGSGFVGRVLVKTLLENGFQVTCLVRPGSEEKWKELFSPSLQLICGDITQPSSYGEGLEGRECVIHLVGIIREFPAKGIQYQKIHVEGTQNLVMNALKRKCKRFIYMSALGARASALARYHQTKYQAEEVVRRSGLNYTIFQPSVIFGPDDRFINMLARMVRLNPITPLIGGGKNKLQPIFVSDISKGILLSLNEKRAFYRTYPVGGLEAYSMKHIFTLIKKALGIKRPNIRIPLLFIKPVVKIMEPFPFFPLTSDQLTMLKEDNTCDPTLFFEHFKMAPMPFPEGIKNILRH